Proteins co-encoded in one Polluticoccus soli genomic window:
- a CDS encoding DUF5808 domain-containing protein: protein MPEIEDKQQNDQDDSKYWKWGIFYYNPNDKRLLPPKRNPMFGWTVNFANPFSILLMIAIIAAIVYFFG from the coding sequence ATGCCCGAGATCGAAGACAAACAGCAAAACGACCAGGACGATTCTAAATACTGGAAATGGGGTATCTTCTATTACAACCCCAACGACAAGCGCCTGCTGCCGCCCAAACGAAATCCCATGTTTGGCTGGACAGTAAACTTTGCTAACCCGTTTTCGATTTTGCTGATGATAGCAATAATTGCAGCGATAGTTTATTTCTTCGGATGA
- a CDS encoding T9SS type A sorting domain-containing protein, which translates to MKRLTLTLPAVLYACILFAQSPAVLQSQSVYWIKDGKFTLIDTLRHYHSNGRFSYGVPGDNAIYPNNGVYHDDSTVKLDAKKNFAEPALRYTHTFNSAGQVIKLLTETAWGTQYTEAQTTCYTYNSTGMLETTTVSVDGEDNEKTSYAYYNDELIAQLYETRNTTTNIWEKWILDSTICSGLDSVHVNYIAGAGSPLKEFNRNKMRLDATHRVAIDSYFIDKKLQTVTWSKYDAAGRRSSDSVKGWDPVLLQLQPAYMRRYLYDKNGNLLSKADYSWDVLNNNYTFTSVDSMTYYANNHLATHQHYSYINNDLVPTEKSVFEYFYYGFPAGVYDVNSNQAINLYPIPAVSYINLQLNFTKPETFSVRIMSMQGQVLRSWSEPAQHAYNKQILLDGFPAGNYQLQLQTTAGNMAKQFTVIH; encoded by the coding sequence ATGAAACGGCTCACCCTTACCCTGCCGGCGGTTTTGTATGCCTGCATTTTATTTGCACAATCGCCTGCTGTATTGCAGTCGCAATCTGTATACTGGATCAAAGACGGCAAGTTCACCCTCATCGATACGCTGCGCCACTATCACAGCAACGGGCGCTTTAGCTACGGCGTGCCGGGCGATAATGCCATCTACCCCAATAACGGTGTATACCACGACGACAGTACCGTAAAGCTCGACGCCAAAAAGAATTTTGCCGAACCGGCGCTACGGTACACCCATACGTTCAATAGTGCCGGACAAGTGATCAAGCTGCTGACTGAAACCGCCTGGGGTACCCAGTACACCGAAGCACAAACGACGTGCTACACCTACAATAGCACCGGCATGTTAGAGACCACAACTGTATCAGTGGACGGCGAAGACAACGAAAAGACATCGTACGCCTATTATAACGATGAACTAATTGCCCAACTGTACGAAACGCGAAATACAACCACCAACATTTGGGAGAAGTGGATACTCGACTCTACCATATGCAGCGGGCTGGACTCTGTGCATGTGAATTACATTGCAGGTGCCGGCTCTCCGCTCAAAGAGTTCAACCGTAATAAAATGCGGCTCGATGCGACCCACCGCGTGGCCATAGACTCTTATTTCATTGATAAAAAACTACAGACGGTCACCTGGTCGAAATACGATGCCGCGGGCAGAAGAAGCAGCGACTCTGTAAAAGGATGGGATCCTGTTCTGTTACAGCTGCAACCTGCTTACATGCGTCGCTATCTTTACGACAAGAATGGCAACCTGCTAAGTAAAGCTGACTATAGCTGGGATGTCCTTAACAACAACTACACTTTTACTTCTGTCGACTCTATGACCTATTATGCCAACAACCACCTGGCTACACACCAGCACTACAGCTACATCAATAATGACCTGGTGCCCACAGAAAAAAGCGTATTTGAATATTTCTATTACGGTTTCCCCGCCGGGGTGTACGATGTGAATAGTAACCAGGCCATCAACCTTTATCCCATCCCGGCAGTATCTTACATCAACCTGCAGCTGAACTTCACAAAGCCCGAAACATTTTCGGTAAGGATAATGAGCATGCAGGGACAGGTATTGAGATCGTGGAGTGAGCCGGCACAGCACGCTTATAATAAACAAATACTACTCGATGGCTTTCCGGCAGGCAATTACCAGCTGCAGTTACAAACCACAGCCGGCAATATGGCGAAGCAATTTACCGTGATCCATTGA
- a CDS encoding C40 family peptidase, giving the protein MKKLWGIAIGVSMFFVACERAKMPRVHNTYTIDTALPAAMGPDTTLPPPMPPDTFKGYNTDSTAQLADSIVNFAETLLGTPYRYAGTNPATGFDCSGFINYVFLHFRIPVPRSSIDFDHEGVNVPVENARRGDLILFTGTDSTERAIGHIGIVTTNSAEELRFIHSTSGKAYSVTITPLNEYYKRRFVKIIRVLP; this is encoded by the coding sequence GTGAAAAAGCTGTGGGGGATAGCAATAGGTGTTTCAATGTTTTTTGTGGCTTGCGAGCGCGCAAAGATGCCCCGTGTGCACAATACCTATACTATTGATACGGCATTGCCGGCTGCCATGGGGCCAGACACCACCTTACCGCCGCCCATGCCACCTGACACATTCAAAGGATATAATACAGACTCTACCGCGCAGCTGGCCGATAGCATAGTAAATTTTGCAGAAACGCTGCTGGGCACTCCTTACAGGTATGCTGGTACTAATCCTGCCACAGGCTTTGATTGTTCGGGCTTTATTAACTATGTATTCCTGCACTTCCGCATACCGGTGCCGCGCTCTTCTATCGACTTTGACCACGAGGGAGTAAATGTGCCAGTAGAAAATGCACGACGTGGCGATCTCATCCTTTTTACGGGTACAGATAGTACCGAGCGCGCCATAGGGCATATAGGCATCGTTACCACCAACAGCGCAGAAGAATTACGTTTTATCCATTCAACATCAGGAAAAGCATACAGCGTTACCATCACGCCGCTCAACGAGTATTATAAGCGCAGGTTCGTAAAGATCATACGCGTGCTGCCGTAA
- a CDS encoding T9SS type A sorting domain-containing protein — MKALITLCFASLAATTALAQSQPTMVSQARYVISGGKPALQDSLTHAHSSGKVSYGLPEVKLSYSPNDGVYTAYESIRVYKSTSVNPPDLVDRMTRGFNSSGLLSEYHEFVKPATLYKEVYKESYQYNANDQLEIQTATNFLETRRLVYSYQNNIRVAKQYEIKNGTTWNVEGVDSFIAAGTDSLYLRYWKFSPPNMQVYEKHRYLRDANFRVTVDSFFDYGTFSQATFTTYDALGKKIQDSVIQASAPTYRLAYLYDNNGNLVTKTKGVWDNSSNAFIESLRDSFTYNVVDQLTSARNFKLDANNVWVPNEGSFWRYYYYGFPTGISEVEDNKGLRLYPVPATSYINIDMSFSKPEKFAVRILDMQGRIIRQWEETPQANFKKKIQLDGMPAGNYVVQVMSKNNNITRQFSVIN; from the coding sequence ATGAAAGCTCTGATTACTCTATGCTTCGCAAGCCTGGCCGCAACTACTGCCCTGGCCCAATCTCAACCTACTATGGTATCGCAGGCTCGCTATGTGATATCAGGAGGAAAACCTGCACTACAAGATTCATTGACACATGCTCACAGCAGCGGTAAAGTAAGCTACGGCCTTCCCGAAGTAAAACTCTCTTACAGCCCTAACGATGGTGTATACACTGCATATGAATCTATAAGGGTGTACAAAAGCACAAGTGTGAACCCTCCGGACCTCGTAGATAGAATGACGCGTGGATTTAACAGCTCTGGGCTGCTTTCCGAATACCACGAGTTTGTAAAACCGGCCACTTTGTATAAAGAAGTGTACAAGGAATCGTACCAATACAACGCCAATGATCAGCTCGAAATACAAACGGCAACAAACTTCCTGGAAACCCGCAGGCTGGTATATAGCTATCAGAATAACATCCGGGTTGCCAAACAGTATGAGATCAAAAACGGCACTACATGGAACGTTGAGGGGGTTGATTCGTTCATTGCTGCAGGAACCGATTCGCTTTACTTACGGTACTGGAAATTCAGTCCGCCCAATATGCAGGTGTATGAAAAGCATCGTTACCTGCGCGATGCCAACTTTAGAGTAACTGTAGATTCCTTTTTTGATTACGGCACCTTCAGCCAGGCTACTTTCACCACATACGATGCATTGGGAAAGAAAATACAAGACTCGGTCATCCAGGCATCAGCGCCCACCTACAGGTTGGCCTACCTGTACGACAACAACGGCAACCTGGTCACCAAAACGAAGGGCGTATGGGACAATTCCTCTAATGCTTTTATAGAGTCATTACGTGACTCGTTTACCTACAACGTCGTTGATCAATTGACCAGCGCACGCAATTTTAAACTGGATGCCAACAATGTATGGGTGCCCAATGAAGGCTCTTTCTGGAGATACTATTACTACGGATTCCCTACAGGTATTAGTGAAGTTGAAGATAATAAAGGGCTACGCCTCTACCCCGTACCTGCCACCAGCTACATCAATATCGATATGAGCTTCAGCAAGCCGGAGAAATTCGCGGTAAGGATACTGGATATGCAGGGACGCATCATTCGCCAGTGGGAAGAAACTCCACAAGCTAACTTTAAAAAGAAGATACAACTGGATGGTATGCCTGCAGGCAATTATGTAGTGCAGGTAATGTCGAAGAACAACAATATCACGCGACAGTTTAGCGTTATCAACTAA
- a CDS encoding LytR/AlgR family response regulator transcription factor → MRALTCLIVDDEPLARSIIESYLKQLDNFAAPVQCNNALEALKLINEGFRPDVMFLDINMPVISGIDFLRSLKEPPPVVLTTAHREFAVDAFELHALDYLVKPISFDRFLKTVQRIYDHYSMGSEPVVTHAAKRDYIFLKQNAKMLKVNFDDILYVEANKDYINVCTPGKKMLVSMSLKEIEEELPADTFIRVHRSYIVNVHKIQATYGNVIEVEGQEIPIGTNYKEAFMKAVMDGSARQQGA, encoded by the coding sequence ATGAGAGCGTTGACTTGCCTTATTGTAGATGATGAGCCCCTCGCACGGAGCATTATTGAAAGCTACCTGAAGCAACTGGATAACTTTGCGGCACCTGTGCAATGCAATAATGCACTGGAGGCGCTGAAGCTGATCAACGAAGGTTTCAGGCCCGACGTGATGTTTCTCGATATCAACATGCCGGTCATCAGCGGCATAGACTTTCTGCGCTCGCTGAAAGAACCGCCTCCGGTAGTGCTTACTACCGCTCACCGCGAGTTTGCCGTAGATGCTTTTGAACTGCATGCGCTCGATTACCTGGTCAAGCCAATATCCTTCGACCGTTTTCTGAAAACGGTACAACGCATCTACGATCACTACTCCATGGGCAGCGAGCCCGTAGTGACCCACGCTGCAAAGCGCGACTATATTTTCCTGAAGCAGAACGCCAAAATGCTGAAGGTGAATTTTGATGATATACTATATGTGGAGGCTAATAAAGACTACATAAACGTGTGTACGCCCGGTAAGAAAATGCTCGTCTCCATGTCGCTTAAAGAAATAGAAGAAGAGCTACCCGCGGACACATTTATCAGGGTACACCGCTCGTACATAGTAAACGTGCACAAGATACAGGCCACCTATGGCAACGTGATAGAGGTAGAAGGCCAGGAAATACCCATCGGTACCAACTACAAGGAAGCTTTTATGAAAGCGGTGATGGATGGTAGTGCGCGGCAGCAGGGAGCTTAA
- a CDS encoding NAD(P)-dependent alcohol dehydrogenase has translation MTNTKAFGNAAADAPLKQININRRNPTPHDVEIDILYCGVCHSDLHTARGEWGPTAYPCVPGHEIVGKVTRVGDHVKKFKVGDTVGVGCIVDSCRECQYCQSDLEQFCEKGMTGTYGSPDKHMQGLPTYGGYSERIVVDENYVLRIPENLDIAAAAPLLCAGITTYSPLRHWKVGPGQKVGVVGIGGLGHMAIKIAKAMGAYVVAFTTSDSKFTEAKRLGADDVILSKDETQMQKYAGQLHFMIDAVSAQHDINAYLGQLRVDGSLALVGAPSEPLPVAAFKLIMARRSFAGSLIGGILETQEMLDFCGKHEILPDIEMINIQQINEAYDRLMKGDVKYRFVIDMASLKKS, from the coding sequence ATGACCAATACAAAAGCTTTTGGAAACGCAGCAGCAGATGCTCCCTTAAAACAGATCAATATTAACCGCCGCAACCCCACACCGCACGATGTGGAAATAGACATATTGTATTGCGGTGTTTGCCACTCAGACCTGCACACCGCAAGAGGTGAGTGGGGGCCAACAGCTTATCCCTGTGTGCCGGGGCACGAGATAGTAGGAAAAGTGACACGTGTTGGTGACCATGTTAAGAAATTTAAAGTAGGCGATACTGTTGGTGTAGGCTGCATTGTGGACTCGTGCCGCGAATGCCAGTACTGCCAGAGCGACCTGGAGCAATTTTGCGAAAAGGGCATGACTGGTACTTATGGATCGCCTGACAAACACATGCAGGGCTTGCCAACCTATGGCGGGTATTCGGAGCGTATTGTGGTAGATGAAAATTACGTGCTGCGCATACCGGAAAACCTGGATATCGCTGCGGCTGCTCCTTTGCTATGTGCAGGCATCACCACTTACTCGCCTTTGCGACACTGGAAGGTTGGTCCGGGCCAGAAAGTGGGCGTGGTAGGCATTGGTGGCTTGGGACATATGGCCATTAAGATCGCGAAAGCTATGGGCGCGTATGTTGTTGCATTTACCACATCAGATTCGAAGTTTACTGAAGCAAAACGCCTGGGTGCCGATGATGTGATATTATCGAAAGACGAAACGCAGATGCAGAAATATGCAGGGCAGCTCCATTTTATGATCGATGCGGTTTCTGCCCAACACGATATCAATGCTTACCTCGGCCAGCTTCGCGTTGACGGCTCATTGGCGCTGGTTGGCGCCCCATCTGAACCGCTGCCGGTGGCAGCATTCAAGCTGATAATGGCACGCAGGTCTTTTGCAGGCTCACTCATTGGCGGCATATTGGAAACGCAGGAAATGTTAGATTTCTGCGGCAAGCACGAGATATTGCCCGATATCGAAATGATCAATATTCAACAGATAAACGAAGCCTACGACCGTTTGATGAAAGGTGATGTGAAATACCGGTTTGTTATAGATATGGCCTCGTTGAAGAAAAGCTAG
- a CDS encoding T9SS type A sorting domain-containing protein — translation MKKITSLLIAFVAALGAQAQVTADTVSIGAGYANQVWYSLHNGVQGTAPQSDWDIAFDADPMGHAIVINANTLAWKHPGADTSDWATLDTLGLSTWSNQWNGPYWSEGAIGNYPDPLNPFNVDWGVYNPSNHSVTGTALYVVKLANGDYKKLWIQSLIGTTFKFKYANLDGTGLQTATVNKTSFSNRNLCYYSMQNNLAPNREPSTYDWDLVFTTYSTQYPTPHVEAGVLGNINTGVAKCTGISNVSTYKNYQSAMFLDSNNVIGHDWKTGSGSSFTVENSTLYFVNVGGDIYKIVFTAFGGDVNGDYIFTNEVVKSVTGIANTPAANAVMALYPNPAAAGQQCTVVYDLKNTTTKATIMVNDITGKLIYSDNLPFTPGLQQYHLPVAQFTPGTYVVTVLAGRQPALQQQLVLQ, via the coding sequence ATGAAAAAAATTACTTCTTTATTGATCGCCTTCGTAGCTGCGCTGGGTGCACAGGCGCAGGTTACTGCTGATACGGTGTCTATCGGCGCGGGGTATGCCAACCAGGTATGGTACAGCCTGCATAACGGGGTGCAGGGCACCGCCCCACAAAGCGACTGGGATATAGCCTTTGATGCTGACCCTATGGGACACGCCATTGTTATTAACGCCAACACGCTGGCATGGAAACACCCAGGTGCCGATACGTCGGACTGGGCAACATTAGATACACTTGGACTGAGCACATGGAGCAACCAGTGGAATGGGCCATACTGGAGCGAGGGTGCCATCGGCAACTACCCCGATCCGCTGAATCCTTTCAACGTAGACTGGGGTGTTTACAACCCGTCTAATCACTCTGTGACTGGTACGGCGCTGTATGTAGTTAAACTGGCTAATGGTGATTATAAAAAGCTCTGGATACAATCACTCATTGGCACTACGTTCAAGTTCAAATACGCCAATCTGGATGGCACCGGACTCCAAACCGCAACGGTCAACAAAACATCATTTTCGAACAGGAACCTTTGCTACTACTCTATGCAAAACAACCTGGCGCCGAACAGGGAACCGAGCACTTATGATTGGGACCTGGTGTTCACCACTTACAGCACACAATACCCCACACCGCACGTAGAAGCTGGCGTACTGGGCAACATCAACACTGGTGTAGCCAAATGCACGGGCATCAGCAATGTGTCTACGTATAAAAATTACCAATCAGCCATGTTTCTTGATAGCAATAATGTGATAGGCCACGACTGGAAAACAGGTTCGGGCAGCAGCTTTACTGTAGAAAACTCGACCCTGTATTTCGTAAATGTAGGCGGCGACATCTACAAGATCGTCTTCACCGCATTTGGCGGCGATGTAAACGGCGATTACATCTTCACCAACGAGGTGGTGAAATCAGTAACCGGTATTGCCAACACACCTGCTGCCAACGCAGTGATGGCGCTGTATCCAAACCCTGCCGCAGCAGGCCAGCAGTGCACCGTGGTGTACGATCTGAAGAATACAACTACCAAGGCTACTATCATGGTCAACGATATCACAGGCAAACTGATCTATTCTGACAATTTACCGTTTACTCCCGGTTTGCAGCAATACCATCTGCCTGTGGCCCAATTTACTCCCGGCACTTACGTGGTTACTGTTCTTGCAGGCAGGCAACCTGCGCTGCAACAGCAACTGGTGCTGCAATAG
- a CDS encoding REP-associated tyrosine transposase codes for MATRYRFGDSYIPHFITFSVINWIDALSRPHYKDIVVDSLKYCIANKGLTIHSWVIMNNHVHMIISAEGDSQLADIVRDFKKFTAAKLLEAVDQSSESRRSWMMWLFGAAGRANTNNTHYQFWQQDNHPIALNNHPIAQQKIDYIHDNPVRAGIVFAPEHYIYSSAVDYYDIQKGLLPVELLI; via the coding sequence ATGGCAACCAGGTACCGATTCGGCGACAGCTATATCCCACATTTTATCACTTTCTCGGTTATCAACTGGATAGATGCCTTAAGCCGGCCACATTATAAAGATATCGTTGTTGACAGCCTGAAATATTGCATTGCCAATAAAGGGCTAACAATCCATTCGTGGGTGATCATGAATAATCATGTTCACATGATCATTAGCGCGGAAGGCGACAGCCAATTGGCAGACATAGTTCGGGATTTTAAGAAGTTTACTGCAGCCAAACTATTGGAAGCAGTAGACCAGTCGTCTGAAAGCCGCCGGTCTTGGATGATGTGGTTGTTCGGGGCTGCCGGAAGGGCTAATACTAATAATACGCACTACCAATTTTGGCAGCAGGACAATCACCCGATCGCACTTAACAATCACCCGATAGCTCAGCAGAAAATTGATTACATACATGATAATCCGGTAAGGGCTGGTATAGTGTTTGCGCCTGAGCATTATATTTATAGTAGCGCTGTGGACTATTATGATATTCAAAAAGGATTGCTTCCCGTTGAGCTGTTGATTTAA
- a CDS encoding sensor histidine kinase has translation MGTKLTNWWDRSYSATRQRVLLHILFWILYLGFFASASYEHYRVSAGGPHAAQLLLWSTPWYLVAVYYFFIGTTYKYIQGKETGKMYLSAIAVFLLFLHAGCVFNYLLTCQLVAAGLPSQGPVPKDFGSYYRDTILSAVDMLHAAFIFLLYMFLPVGCKVVRDMQRSTRALRELKERNMQLELNLIKSQVSPHFLLNTLNNIYAISLNGTRQQIGSMILNLSDFLKYSLYDSGQEFVPLSKEIKLLENFMELEAIRSEFIKTQFHISVDKPGYNIPPFILFPLVENAFKHGTQQAIKDTHINVSLTVVDGHLQFRVDNEIQINNANKGGIGLPALKKKIEYYYPGRSSFQSQVEDNRYIAELQINGL, from the coding sequence ATGGGCACAAAACTGACCAACTGGTGGGACAGAAGCTATAGCGCAACGCGCCAAAGGGTGTTGCTGCATATCCTGTTCTGGATACTCTACCTGGGCTTCTTCGCGTCTGCCAGCTATGAGCACTACAGGGTAAGCGCCGGCGGGCCACACGCTGCGCAGCTATTGTTGTGGAGCACGCCATGGTACCTGGTAGCTGTGTACTATTTTTTTATCGGCACTACCTATAAGTATATCCAGGGCAAAGAGACAGGCAAGATGTACCTCAGCGCCATTGCGGTGTTCCTGCTGTTTCTGCACGCTGGTTGTGTGTTCAATTACCTGCTCACGTGTCAGCTTGTTGCAGCAGGCCTGCCATCGCAGGGCCCCGTGCCCAAGGACTTTGGTTCTTACTACCGCGATACGATATTGAGTGCGGTGGATATGCTACATGCTGCTTTCATCTTCCTGCTTTATATGTTTCTGCCCGTAGGTTGCAAAGTAGTCAGAGATATGCAGCGGTCGACAAGGGCGCTACGCGAGCTGAAAGAACGCAACATGCAGCTGGAGCTCAACCTGATAAAAAGCCAGGTGAGCCCGCACTTCCTGCTCAACACGCTCAATAATATCTACGCCATTTCCCTGAATGGCACACGGCAGCAAATAGGCAGCATGATCCTCAACCTGTCCGACTTTCTCAAATACTCGCTCTACGACAGTGGCCAGGAGTTTGTACCGCTCTCTAAAGAAATAAAACTGCTGGAGAACTTTATGGAACTGGAAGCCATACGCAGCGAGTTCATTAAAACACAATTTCATATCAGTGTAGATAAGCCCGGCTATAACATTCCGCCGTTCATTCTCTTTCCGCTGGTAGAGAATGCCTTTAAGCACGGCACGCAACAGGCCATTAAAGACACGCACATCAATGTGAGCCTGACGGTCGTTGATGGCCACCTGCAGTTCAGGGTAGATAACGAGATACAAATCAACAACGCCAACAAAGGTGGCATTGGCCTGCCGGCACTGAAGAAGAAGATAGAATATTATTATCCCGGTCGGTCTTCGTTCCAGTCGCAGGTGGAGGATAACAGGTATATAGCAGAACTTCAAATTAACGGCCTATGA